Within the Plesiomonas shigelloides genome, the region ATAACATGTCTGTATTTGTTTATAGCATCATCGCCTTGTGTAGAAAGGTTGATCGCATTACCTATTGCTGTCATTTGTACTATGTACAAAAATTCTTCTTGTTTAGTCATGTTTACTTCCTATTTCCCTAGCATATAACAGCATTATTATATTTTGTCTACCCATGTGTGACACAACTCTTTCTCGAAATTGAGGTATATATCGTAGTACCCAACTTTACTCTGGGTCGTTGTTAATAACACCTTTAGATACTCGCGTCGTGCATTCGTTAAGTTTGATATTACGTTGTTTGTAATCTGGTATCTTCCACAATTTGAACAACATACATCAAATCTATTGTCATGGTCTGTTTTAGCTGCTTGCGCTGTGGTGCCACAAACGAAACAATTATTATCAAAAATTTCCATTTATTTATCCTCTAAATTAAGGCTCTTAACGCAGCAGCAATAAATGCAAAAATCATTTTTTAACGGATTTTTTCACTAGAAACACAACAGCGTATTATGCGGAAACTTTCCGTATAGTAACGTGACATGTATTCTTCGTCACCAATGTAACGAGTTGTGCAGTATTGCACATGCGGTTTTAGTGTAGAAGTAGAGTTAGATCATGTGTTGGGTGTGTAAACAAGCGTTGCTTTCCAAGCAATGGGTCCGTGATAACAAGAAGCTCAAGCTGGGACATTTTGAAATGGGCATTCACTACGTGAATTTTATGCCCATTTCAAACCGCTGCGCACGCGAGCGTGCTACGCTATGCCCCTTAGCTAAATGTTATCAGGAAGAGCATTTAACAGGCAGTTGCTTAGAATGTTAGTATGGTAATGTTGCCGTAGCAGGGGGAGGCTACGGCAAATGGAAAATACTTTACGATTCCGTATTGCCACCACGTGGATGCTCTAGTCCTCGTAGGAAAGCTTTTATAACGTGGTCTTTACATTCCCTATAATGCTTATTATCTGGCTTACGGAAAAATGCACTCAATTCATGTTTGCTTAAACGAAAATCTTCAAATTGCAAAATTTCTAAAATATCTTCAGCTTTCAAGTTCAAAGCTATGCGCAACTTTTGGAATACAATATTGTTGTTTACTATTTCTTCATTCCGTGATTCTACGCCATCAAGCTTGCCACGCTTATAATTGATAAAACCATTTAAAAATAACGCAAGCTCTTTATCGCTGAATTCAAGATAAGAGCCGTCACTCTCTTTTTTAAGCCAGCAAGAGAGTTGTTCATCTTGAACAGAAAAGTCTGCTAAAGAAAATATCTTTGACAATTCATGAACATCTAGTTCAAAAGCATAACTTACGTAGCGTAAAACATCATTGTTGGTCAAAATAGTTCCTAGTCTTAGGTAAATCCAGTGCAATCAATGTGATTACTGAAACGCTCGTATTTTAGCAGATTTGGAGCCTGTACCCTATCAATTGCGTGGTTTTATGAGTGAACATAAGAATGTTATCAAGCGAAATTTTTGTGTCGTAGTGTTGCATTAACTCAGTGCAACAAAACGCAACAATGTGTTATATGGAGGGTGTTTGCTTTTGCGGTAAAGAGTCAGCGTTAGCGAGTGTTGTTGATTAGGCAACAATAATTGCTATGCAAGCATCGTGTTCCTTGATAACAAAAAATTCAAGCAGGGACATTTTGAAATGGGCATTCGCTACGCGAATTTTACGCCCATTTCAAACCACTTCGCACGCAGGCGTGCTCCGTTATGCCCCTTAATTAAATGTTAACCGGAATTTTCTATTAATTACCAATTGAGCCGAATGCTAAATCGCTAATGGGCATAATTTCTCATCACCTAAAAATTTAAGCCCACAAAAACATGCTCGTTTCTTTGTTCAGAATTTCTAATTCAAATGCTTGTGTACATGCTGAACCCGCGAATCCATAGCAAACATGTAAAGGCAGTAAGTGCTCTTCGCGTGGGTGGCAATAGCGAGAAAAGGGGGCTTTGTCCCAGTTGGTTAGACGGTCACATCGTTCGTTTTCTGACAGTTCTTGGCTTGTACATGTAGCAATGAGCCACTGTTGGAATGCGTTGTTTGCGGCTCTCATCTCGGTTGTTTCTGGGGTGAAGAATGCTCTCATGTTGTGAAATGAAAAACCTGACCCGATAAGAAGTATCGATGGATCATTTAAATCTCTTAATGCTTTACCTATCCTAATGTGAGATTCAGGATTCAAGCTGCTCAGTAATGAGAGCTGTACGCAGGGTATATCGGCTTCTGGGTACATTATTTTCAATGGTACAAAGAGCCCATGATCAAACCCGCGATTTGGGTCTGCAGTTACTGTTATACCAGCCGATTTAAGTTTGGTTGTGATGTCGTGAGCTAGTTTTGGTGAGCCAGAGCAAGGGTATTGAATGGTGTATGATTCAGGTGGAAATCCACCATAGTCGTAAATCAATGTTGGCATAGCTCCTGAGGTCACTGCAGCACTATGCGATTCCCAATGCGCACTCACCATCATGATCGCTGACGGTTTCGAAATCTGTTTGGCTATCGTTTGTAGGCACGAAACCATCTGCGCATGTTGAGGATCGCCAAGGAGGGGTAATGGGCCACCGCCGTGAGAAATGAAGAGTGCTCGGTGTTGGGTAGCCATATACAAATTCCTATTGGTCAGAATTGAATGCTATTGGTCAGTATAGTCTTTTGCTAGCACTCAAAACTGCGTCTGCGCGTCAAAATATCAGAGAAAAATTTAAGGCAGTTCGGTGAGTCTTCTATACCAAGCTTCTACCAGCATCGGTTCCGGTTAACAAAGAGCTAAAGTAGGGACATTTTGAAATGGGCATTCGCTGCGCGAATTTTATGCCCATTTCAAACCGCTGCGCACGCAAGCGTGCTGCGCTATGCCCCTTAGCTAAATGTTATCTGAAAGGCGAATTTAATAGGCTTTCGTGGTTTAAATTTCAGGTCATAGTCATTTTACTTTTAGCGGCGTAATTGTATTTTTTCTTCGATTTAGTGCTTTTGTCGAATGGTGAAGTTGTCTTGGCTACATTTCCCTAGAGTGAATATCGTATTCTTTCCAGTCAGTTGGTTCTGCTGCTACGGGTAGTTTTGGCATAGCATGGCTTGCTGTAACTGAGAAATTGTATTCTTTCCTGTTGGATACATGGTTTTTAGCCGCACGAAATCAGTGCTTTTTCGCACAATTGAAACCGAATGGTCGAGTTACGTGGAAGTTCATCTGTAGAATAGGGGCATTACAGTGCACGCCGAGCAAAATCGTTTTTACTTAAGGCGGTTACGTTGGTCGGCAGAAGCCAGCTTTTAGCAACCTTGGGGTTTCAGATAACAAGAAATTCAAGCAGGGACATTTTGAAATGAGCATTCGCTGCGCGAAATTTACGCTCATTTCAAACCACTGCGCACGCAAGCGTGCTCTGTTATGCCCCTTAATTAAATGTTATCTGAAAGGCGAATTTAATAGGCTTTCGTGGTTTAAATTTCAGTCCGTAGACAAGCTAGTTTTCGTGGCGCAATTGTATTCTTTCTTCGGTTTAGCTTCAGAGTCGAATGGTCGAGTTGTCTTGGCCACTGTGCTATTTACGTAAATATTGTATTCTTTCCATTCTTGAACACAGTTGGCGAATGAGCGTGTTGCAGTTTCAGCGGTATAGGCGAATGTAATCCAGCTTTCTTTCCCGTCAGTTGGTACTGCTGTTGCAGGGTGATCAGGCATAGCATGGTTTGCGGAAACTGGAAAATCGTATTCTTTCTTGCTGTTAGCATGGTATGTGGTTGCACAAAATCAGTGTTCTTTTGCACAATCTAAGTCGAATGGTCGAGTCACGTGATAAATCATCGGTAGAATAGGGTAAGTTTAGGCTCGCCGAGGAAAGCTGCTTTTACTTAAGGCTGTTACGTTGGTCGGCAAAACCCTGCTTTTAGCAACCTTGGGGTTTCAGATAACAAGAAATTCAAGCAGGGACATTTTGAAATGAGCATTCGCTGCGCGAATTTTACGCTCATTTCAAACCACTTCGCACACAAGCGTGCTTCGTTATGCCCCTTAATTAAATGTTAGCTGAAAGGCGAATTTAATAAGCTTTTGTGTGTTAAATTTGAGCACTACGCATAGCTTATTGTCACGGCTCAATTGTATTTTTTCTTCGATTTACCTTTTGCGTCGAATGGTTGAGTTGGCTTGGCTGCTTCATCGTTTAAGTAAATATCGCATTCATTCCAGTAGCGTATTCGGTGGAGTCCGGTAAAGTTGCCGATGCATCTTCAGCGTTCACTGTAAGTCAGTATTCTTTCCATTCCTGAACATTGTTTGCGAATGGCCGCGTTGAAGAATCTGTGGTTTAGGAGAATGTAATCCTGTTTTCTTTCCAGTCAGCGGGTGCGGCTGCAACTAACAGTTTTGGCATAGCAAGCTTTGCAACAACTGCAAAATGGTATTCTTTCCTCTTGTTTGCATGGTGTTTAGCTGCTCGAAATCAGCGTTATTTTTCACAATTGAAGGCGAATGGTCGAGTCACGTGCATCATTGCGAATAGAATAGGGAAAGTACAATGCTCGCCAAGGTATATTGTCCTTACTTAAGGTTGTTTGGCGGGTCGGTAAGTGTAGTGTTTTTAGCTGCCTTGGGGTTTCAGCTAACAAAAAACTCAACAGGGACATTTTGAAATGGGCATTCGCTGCGCGAATTTTACGCCCATTTCAAACCACTGCGCATGCAAGCATGCTACGTTATGCTCCTTAGTTAGAAGTTATCAGGAAGGCACCTAACTTGTTTTTTAGGTGAATGCGATATTAGTAATATTGCCGTAGTAGGGTGCTACGGCAAAAGAATGAGGTTTAAGATGTCAACTATGCAAGCTTAGGTCGGAACACGGAGCACAAAGTTTAATGCCGCTTGCTTGGTGACCACGTGTCACAATGTGCATAATATATCATTCTCGATGGCTCCGTTTAATTAAAAAGTAGCAACCACCAAGGCTAAGAATAATAACTCCCAGACCAATAATAGAGACAGGGTCGTATTTGTCTAGGTCTAATAAGATCACTTTTCTTGAAACGGCAATCACTCCCACCAGGAGAACCACTTCGGCATGAACAATATTTCTTTTGAAATACATCTCCACGGTTTCCATTAATTCAAAGCCTATTAGAATTATAAAAACAAAGCTGAATAACTTGAAAAGCTCATCAATTTCTAAAAAAAGAACGTTGTCAGTTGAGTTGAAAATCTCTTGGAATAATACAATTGATAATTCTATGACAGAGGATAATACGATTATCACCATCAAAAACAGCACGACAAGAGACATCCATCTTTTTACTGTTTTTGTTATTGATACTGCTTTATCTATCTTTTCGTCAATCAAGGTGTATCTCCATTCATGCACAACATCGCCATTACACCGAAACCATTCCATATAGTAGCGTTACATAGATTTGGCGTCATCTTATGTAATGGACTAATTTGCGTTGCATATAAGAATTTTGATATACCTATCTTGTTAGGCATAATGTTAATATGGAAATATGCGTAATTATCTAAATGTCTTGTTCCGTGATAACAAAAAATTCAACAGGGACATTTTGAAATGGGCATTCGCTGCGCGAATTTTACGCCCATTTCAAACCACTGCGCACGCAGGCGTGCTCCGTTATGCCCCTTAATTAAATGTTATGATTTCATTAGAACTATGCTGTTTTCTTCAAAGCTACAACAAATCGTGTTACCTTTTAGCCAGTTTTACAGGGTATCAAATAATGCATGGAGCTGCATGATGAGGGCTTTTTTTCTTGGTGCTTTACTGGTTCTTCAACCGACAGTCTCAATGAGTACTGAAAATACTCAAATCTCATCAGAGGTTACGAGGTCTTCTGCTATTCCTGAGTTCAAAGATTATCCTTCTTCTGCACCTTATATTGGCCCAGCAGGGAAGTTAATAAAAAACTCAGAACTATCTAAAACATTTCCAACTCGACTAAGCAAAGCAATGGCTGAACCACCAGTAATTGCAGGTGAGTATGTTATTACTGGTTGGGGGTGTGGTGGAGCTGGTTGCTACGTTGAAGCATTAGTGAATAGGAAAACCGGGCAAGCGGTTGAGACCACGTTTAATGCATATAATTTGTGGCAAGAGAACGAGAATGGAGAAGGTGAGGATTTACGAGTTGGTGAGTGGATTGACTCGTACAATCTTAATAGCCGATTAGTTGTTACATCGAAAGTTGCTGAGGGCATTGATGATGGCAACTCACGAGAATATCTAAAAAACTATTATGTCATAAATGGTAATGTTCTAGAGCTAATCAAAACTGTCAAAGAGAGCAAATAACTTATTTTTTAGGAATGTCAGTGCCCTAAAATCATAACAAAAAGCTCAAGCAGGGACATTTTGAAATGGGCATTCACTACGTGAATTTTGTGCCCATTTCAAACCGCTGCGCACGCGAGCGTGCTACGCTATGCCCCTTAGCTAAATGTTATCAGGAAAGGCATTTAACCTATATTTTTGGCGAATGTAAGTTTTGTAAACACCACATAGTAGGTTACTCATTGGTGCGACATAGCAGCGGAAATTTTGCCATTCGCACCATAGTCGTTAGCTAGGCTTCATTGCGTGTAACCATCGGTTGCTGCTTTCGATGGATCTGAAAAAATTGCCATGGCGGTATTCATGCGACGAAATCCGAACTTCTCATAAAACGACTCCCGACCAGGAACGGCATATAGGATGATCTTTCGATGTCCCTTGGAAAGGCTAACCAGCCTTTGTATGATCTCTTTCCCAAGGCCTTTTCCCTGATAAGCAGGGTGAACCACGATGTCGCAAAGATAAGAGCAGTCAACGCCGTCAGCCACAGCGCGTCCGGCTGCGATGACCTTATCTTCATAGAGCGCAATACACTTGAACATGCTATTTGAATAAGCGGTCTTCAACCACTCACTGCTCTTGATACCAAGAGGAGCAATGCGATAAAGCTCTGACATTTCATCCCAATCGAGCACATCGATAGATTGGATCCATTGAATTGGCATAATGTCTCCTATGAAGCTTAACAGCGTATTATGCGGAAAGTTTCAGTATAGAACTCGGTATGTACTCTGAGTCTCCAGATGTAACGTTCTGCCGTGTACTGAGTAGTAGTTTTTGCTGTGTAAGCAGAGTTAGCTCGTGCTTTGAGTACGCAAAATGAGCATCGAGTTCCATGATAACAAAAAATTCAAGCAGGGACATTTTGAAATGGGCATTCGCTGCGTCGAATGAGTGAGTTGCCTTGGCTACTTAATCGTTTACGTAAATATCGTTTTCTTTCCCGTAGCGTGATCAGCGCAGACCGCCCAAGTTGCCGATGTAACTTCAGTGTTCACGGTAAGTCAGTATTCTTTCTAACCCTGTACATTGTATGTGAGCGGTCGCGTTGAAGTGTCTGCGGTGTAGGCGAATGTAATCCTGTTATCTTTCCAGTCAGCTGGTTCGGTTGCAACTGAGAGTTTTGGCATAGCAAGTTTTGCTACAACTGCAAAATCGTATTCTTTCCGACTGTTTGCATGGTGTTTAGCTGCACGAAATCAGCGTTCTTTTGCACAATTGAAGGCGAATGGTCGAGTCACGTTCATCATTGCGAATAGAATAGGGCCAGTACAATGCTCGCCAAGCTCTATTGTCCTTACTTAAGGTTGTTTAGTGGGTCGGCAAGTCTAGTGTTTTTAGCTACCTTGGGGTTTCAGCTAACAAAAAACTCAACAGGGACATTTTGAAATGGGCATTCGCTGCGCAAATTTTACGCCCATTTCAAACCACTGCGCACGCAGGCGTGCTCCGTTATGCCCCTTAGTAAGAAGTTATCTGTATTTAACTCATTAATAGTTCATCTAAGTTATTTTTTAGAAGTAGGCTTGTACCAATTACAATCTGCCGCTTGGTTAGATGAGCAAGTGAATTTTTTTCCTCTACAAAAAATTGGATTTGAACGATCATACCCTCGATTTTCGCCATGAAAATTACATAGAAAGCAATTTCGTATTTTTACCCCACGTTTTGATGCAAGCTCTACTTGTTGAACGAATAGTGCACCACTAACCTCTGTTAACTCGAATAGTTCATTGTCTTGTTCACGATGGTCTTTTATAAAATTTGAATATATGATTTTTCCATTGTTTCTTAAGAGAAGAGAATAGTGAGAAGCAAAGGTGGAATATTGTAATATTGATTTCCCTGATGAATAAACAAAAAAGCCGTAACACTTATTCTTAGCACATTTACATTCAGCATCTGTTATTGCAGTTGTTGAATGGTTAAATCCTATAAACATGGCGTCATTTTTTGATAAATGAGCTTTGGAAATTTTCTCAATATCACTTCCATCTTCAAGTGGTATTTCAATTATACGATTCCCCGATGATGACTTTTCCTGTGATAGAAAGTGAGTTACTGCTATTTCAATATATTTTGTCATTGGGAAATCCTTTACGGCTAATAAGTAAATCAGGAGTGAATTGGTTGTCACGAGTTTCTATGGTGATATCATGATAGTAATCGGTTAGGTCATATGTTTTTTCTACGCTACCCAAATCGCAGTTAGTCAAAATTAAAGGTCTGAACTTTTCGCATTTCTTTTCTGCCTCTAGGGTGATGTAAAATGGGGCGTTATTTTCCAGACACCTTTTGTATGTTTCAAAGAAAACAGTTTTTCCTAGGTTATGCAAGTATGTCTCACCATTACATTCTATTTTTACTTTGTGTGCAAAATGCGGTTGTTTATGTTCCCCGTTAACTTTGGCGGTAAGTAAGTTCCCGCAACCTAGGCAAGTGTAGGTGTCTGTTACAGGTTTATTAGCAATATCATCAGCAGAAATTATTCTTCCATCTGATTGTTTTGCGAATTTATACTTTGCCATGTATTCGACCTGTAGATTAAGCAGCGTTGTGCGTATTTAAATTTTAAATAACATGGTGGTTGGCTCTTATAAATCATGTCAAAATTTTATTTTTGTTGTTTGGGTTTGGTTCACAGAACAGATAACAAAAAGTTGAACAGGGACATTTTGAAATGAGCATTCGCTACGCGAATTTTGTGCCCATTTCAAACCGCTGCGCATGCAAGCATGCTACGCTATGCCCCGGTAACTAAATGTTAGCTGAAAGGCGAATTTAATAGGCTTTTGTGGGTTAAATTTGAG harbors:
- a CDS encoding DUF1456 family protein, whose product is MTNNDVLRYVSYAFELDVHELSKIFSLADFSVQDEQLSCWLKKESDGSYLEFSDKELALFLNGFINYKRGKLDGVESRNEEIVNNNIVFQKLRIALNLKAEDILEILQFEDFRLSKHELSAFFRKPDNKHYRECKDHVIKAFLRGLEHPRGGNTES
- a CDS encoding DODA-type extradiol aromatic ring-opening family dioxygenase, giving the protein MATQHRALFISHGGGPLPLLGDPQHAQMVSCLQTIAKQISKPSAIMMVSAHWESHSAAVTSGAMPTLIYDYGGFPPESYTIQYPCSGSPKLAHDITTKLKSAGITVTADPNRGFDHGLFVPLKIMYPEADIPCVQLSLLSSLNPESHIRIGKALRDLNDPSILLIGSGFSFHNMRAFFTPETTEMRAANNAFQQWLIATCTSQELSENERCDRLTNWDKAPFSRYCHPREEHLLPLHVCYGFAGSACTQAFELEILNKETSMFLWA
- a CDS encoding phosphate-starvation-inducible PsiE family protein, with the translated sequence MIDEKIDKAVSITKTVKRWMSLVVLFLMVIIVLSSVIELSIVLFQEIFNSTDNVLFLEIDELFKLFSFVFIILIGFELMETVEMYFKRNIVHAEVVLLVGVIAVSRKVILLDLDKYDPVSIIGLGVIILSLGGCYFLIKRSHRE
- a CDS encoding GNAT family N-acetyltransferase, translated to MPIQWIQSIDVLDWDEMSELYRIAPLGIKSSEWLKTAYSNSMFKCIALYEDKVIAAGRAVADGVDCSYLCDIVVHPAYQGKGLGKEIIQRLVSLSKGHRKIILYAVPGRESFYEKFGFRRMNTAMAIFSDPSKAATDGYTQ
- a CDS encoding competence protein CoiA family protein — encoded protein: MAKYKFAKQSDGRIISADDIANKPVTDTYTCLGCGNLLTAKVNGEHKQPHFAHKVKIECNGETYLHNLGKTVFFETYKRCLENNAPFYITLEAEKKCEKFRPLILTNCDLGSVEKTYDLTDYYHDITIETRDNQFTPDLLISRKGFPNDKIY